A portion of the Oncorhynchus gorbuscha isolate QuinsamMale2020 ecotype Even-year linkage group LG19, OgorEven_v1.0, whole genome shotgun sequence genome contains these proteins:
- the LOC124006535 gene encoding uncharacterized protein LOC124006535 has translation MEATQLIDDSVLEESEEEDGEKRGEPLAKLRVLKNEHISETELPLYQGENVLGRNPNSCSLPLVAPSVSKQHTVISISMFRGNRCRGNVAGMETEALVWDLGSMNGTRKGRTKLTPHVRYALTDGECVVIADIPCQYVSVDQRGGQGHMQNLTNTHSGRGRRTGPDRKAQFRGSPSGQGLGRETGTPKTERPTEGRGVNGEMGAPLSTELGGKGKARAIPLSLEQTPTQPERTLVPESESDSDGDREGRGDKRGKYFVSDSDSHVSSPTCSTFLSPTNKVIPEG, from the exons ATGGAGGCAACACAGCTGATCGATGACTCAGTATTGGAagagtcagaggaggaggatggagagaagcgAGGAGAGCCACTGGCCAAACTCAGGGTGTTAAAAAATGAACACATCTCAGAGACTG AGTTGCCTCTCTACCAGGGAGAGAATGTGTTGGGTCGAAACCCAAACTCCTGCTCCCTTCCCCTCGTGGCACCTTCTGTATCCAAGCAGCACACAGTCATCTCCATCTCAATGTTTCGCGGCAACCGTTGTCGTGGCAACGTTGCCGGCATGGAGACAGAGGCTTTAGTGTGGGACCTGGGGAGCATGAATGGGACAAGGAAGGGCCGGACCAAACTGACCCCTCACGTCCGCTACGCTCTAACTGATGGAGAGTGTGTGGTAATAGCTGACATCCCCTGCCAGTATGTCTCTGTGGACCAGAGGGGGGGACAGGGGCACATGCAGAACctgaccaacacacactctggaaGGGGAAGGAGGACAGGGCCAGACAGGAAGGCCCAGTTCAGAGGAAGCCCTAGCGGCCAAGGTCTGGGACGAGAGACTGGCACACCGAAGACTGAGAGACCGACTGAGGGTAGAGGAGTCAATGGAGAGATGGGGGCACCATTGTCGACTGAGCTGGGTGGAAAAGGTAAAGCTCGGGCTATACCCCTGTCGttggaacaaacacccacacagcCTGAGAGGACACTGGTGCCTGAATCAGAGTCTGACTCCGACGGAGAtcgagagggacggggagacaaACGGGGAAAGTACTTTG TCTCTGATTCTGACTCCCATGTGTCCAGTCCCACCTGTTCTACATTCCTCAGTCCTACAAACAAAGTCATTCCAGAGGGGTAA